The following coding sequences lie in one Paracholeplasma manati genomic window:
- the tgt gene encoding tRNA guanosine(34) transglycosylase Tgt, with protein MYMAIRFELLHTCKQSGARYGLLHTPHGTFETPIFMPVGTLATVKTLTPEEIKEVSDGLILGNTYHLWLQPGEDIVKAHGGIRGFMHWDGALLTDSGGFQVFSLTDMRKIKEEGVYFKHHKSGESLFLSPEKAIEIQEKLGADIIMSFDECPPHDASYEYTRDSLARTLRWAERGKKALTTDQALFGIVQGGLYDDLRLESAKKLIEMDFPGYSIGGLSVGESKSEMYRILDLLNPVMPKDKPRYLMGVGSPDDLVEGVIRGVDMFDCVLPTRNARHGTAFTTTGKIQIRNKQFEWDMTSLDPNLQTPFSKYSKSYIRHLFKAEEILGMRIMTYQNLAFLKQLMKEIRQAILEDRLLDFKKEFFTRYGYLK; from the coding sequence ATATATATGGCAATTAGATTTGAACTATTACATACATGTAAACAATCTGGTGCAAGATATGGCTTGTTGCATACACCCCATGGGACGTTTGAAACGCCCATTTTTATGCCTGTAGGCACGCTTGCTACCGTTAAAACCCTAACCCCTGAAGAGATTAAAGAGGTCTCTGATGGGTTGATTTTAGGGAATACGTATCACCTATGGCTTCAACCGGGCGAAGACATCGTCAAAGCCCATGGTGGCATCCGTGGCTTTATGCACTGGGATGGCGCTTTGTTAACCGATAGTGGTGGCTTTCAAGTGTTTTCCCTCACGGATATGAGAAAGATCAAAGAAGAAGGCGTGTACTTTAAACATCACAAGAGTGGTGAATCGCTATTCTTATCCCCTGAAAAAGCCATTGAAATCCAAGAAAAATTAGGTGCAGACATCATCATGAGTTTTGATGAATGCCCACCGCATGACGCTTCTTACGAATACACAAGGGATTCATTGGCACGCACCCTCAGATGGGCTGAACGCGGTAAAAAAGCGCTCACCACAGACCAAGCTTTGTTTGGTATTGTCCAAGGTGGGTTGTATGATGATCTACGTCTTGAAAGCGCGAAAAAATTGATTGAAATGGATTTTCCTGGCTACTCCATCGGTGGATTATCTGTGGGTGAATCCAAGTCTGAAATGTATCGGATTTTGGATTTATTAAATCCAGTTATGCCTAAAGACAAACCCCGCTATTTGATGGGTGTGGGTTCGCCAGATGACCTCGTTGAAGGGGTTATTCGCGGGGTAGATATGTTTGACTGTGTACTACCGACGAGAAATGCCAGACATGGCACAGCATTCACAACCACAGGCAAAATCCAAATTCGCAACAAGCAATTTGAATGGGATATGACCTCGTTAGATCCTAATTTACAGACCCCATTTTCAAAGTATTCTAAAAGTTACATTCGCCACTTATTCAAGGCAGAAGAAATCTTGGGGATGCGTATCATGACGTATCAGAACCTAGCGTTTTTAAAACAGTTGATGAAAGAAATTCGTCAAGCGATTTTAGAAGACCGCTTACTCGATTTTAAAAAAGAATTTTTTACGCGATATGGCTATTTAAAATGA
- the ftsZ gene encoding cell division protein FtsZ, whose amino-acid sequence MVFGENDNFNQKPVIKVIGVGGGGGNAVNRMIENDVKGVEFVAVNTDAQVLRVSRAEKRLQIGKHLTRGLGAGAKPEVGKRAALESEDEIRAVLSDADMVFITAGMGGGTGTGAAPIIARLAKEMGCLTIGIVTKPFAFEGPARTQAAIAGLEELKQFVDTLIVIPNERLLSIIEPNTQMLDAFREADNVLRQGVQGIAEIIAVPGLINVDFADVRTVMENKGTALMGIGIAAGENRAIEAARKAIHSKLLEVSIDGATDAIVNITTGTNVTLFEISQALDEIRNATDFELNVIYGTALNEDLKDEMIVTVIATGYELKAKESTIDDFATQIFKKTTNDQVKLTPSGFEKQSQMVEAPKEEKKTNKLPSWLQSKK is encoded by the coding sequence ATGGTATTTGGCGAAAACGACAACTTCAACCAAAAGCCGGTCATCAAGGTCATTGGTGTTGGAGGCGGTGGCGGTAACGCCGTCAATCGCATGATTGAAAACGATGTAAAAGGTGTAGAATTCGTAGCTGTTAATACCGATGCCCAAGTATTAAGAGTGTCTCGTGCAGAGAAACGACTACAAATTGGAAAACATTTAACACGCGGGTTAGGTGCCGGTGCGAAACCAGAAGTTGGTAAGCGTGCTGCACTGGAATCTGAAGATGAAATAAGAGCCGTATTAAGCGATGCTGATATGGTGTTTATCACTGCCGGTATGGGTGGTGGCACTGGCACAGGTGCCGCACCAATCATTGCGAGACTCGCGAAAGAAATGGGATGCTTAACGATTGGGATTGTTACCAAACCTTTCGCATTCGAAGGTCCTGCAAGAACCCAAGCAGCGATTGCTGGTTTAGAAGAACTCAAACAATTCGTGGATACGCTCATCGTCATTCCGAATGAACGACTCCTTTCCATCATTGAACCAAACACCCAAATGTTGGATGCGTTTAGAGAAGCAGACAACGTATTAAGACAAGGGGTTCAGGGGATTGCAGAAATCATCGCTGTACCTGGCTTAATCAACGTTGACTTCGCCGATGTACGCACTGTGATGGAAAATAAAGGGACAGCCCTCATGGGTATTGGGATTGCTGCTGGTGAAAACAGAGCTATTGAAGCTGCACGTAAAGCGATTCATTCGAAATTGCTCGAAGTATCGATCGATGGTGCTACCGATGCAATCGTCAATATTACTACGGGTACCAACGTCACTTTATTTGAAATATCGCAGGCTTTAGATGAAATCAGAAACGCGACAGATTTCGAACTCAATGTCATTTATGGTACAGCACTCAACGAAGACTTGAAAGATGAAATGATCGTCACCGTCATTGCGACTGGTTATGAACTCAAAGCGAAAGAATCCACCATTGATGATTTTGCGACTCAAATCTTTAAAAAGACCACCAATGATCAAGTAAAATTGACCCCATCCGGATTTGAAAAACAATCACAGATGGTAGAAGCACCAAAAGAAGAAAAGAAAACCAATAAATTGCCATCATGGCTACAGAGTAAAAAATAA
- the ychF gene encoding redox-regulated ATPase YchF, whose amino-acid sequence MMLRAGIVGLPNVGKSTLFNAITKSAALAANYPFATIDPNVGVVTLKDQRLDVLATMYKSGRIVPTTVEFIDIAGLVKGASKGEGLGNQFLSHIRDVDTICQVVRLFKDDNIIHVEGSVDPLRDIDIIQLELNIADYDTVMKRIPKIEKKAKTAGNPEEKEEFEVLSKIKQSLEDNVPIRLMDLSDNEKAIIKSYNFLSAKAMIYIANVSESEIRTIESNPVYQRLVEKGQQESADVVYISAQIESELAQLDDEEKEMFMAELGLHEAGLDQLIRTTYHRLGLETYFTAGPMEARAWTFRKGMTAPQCAGIIHSDFERGFIRAETVAYDDLIKHGSYLAAKEAGRVRQEGKDYLVKDGDVMLFKFNV is encoded by the coding sequence ATTATGTTAAGAGCAGGCATCGTCGGATTACCAAACGTTGGTAAGTCCACATTATTTAACGCAATCACCAAGAGTGCTGCACTCGCAGCCAATTATCCGTTCGCAACCATTGACCCTAACGTCGGTGTTGTAACACTTAAGGATCAACGACTCGACGTGCTTGCGACCATGTACAAATCCGGTCGTATTGTACCAACCACAGTGGAGTTCATCGATATCGCTGGCTTGGTGAAAGGGGCTTCTAAAGGCGAAGGTCTTGGGAACCAATTTTTAAGCCACATTCGTGATGTGGATACCATCTGCCAAGTGGTGAGATTGTTTAAAGACGACAACATCATCCATGTTGAAGGTTCGGTCGATCCTTTAAGAGACATCGATATCATTCAATTAGAACTCAATATCGCTGACTACGATACCGTGATGAAGCGCATTCCAAAGATTGAAAAGAAAGCGAAAACCGCTGGCAATCCAGAAGAAAAAGAAGAGTTCGAAGTGTTGAGTAAAATCAAACAAAGTCTTGAAGACAACGTACCAATTCGCTTGATGGATTTGAGTGATAACGAAAAAGCCATCATCAAGAGCTATAATTTCTTATCCGCTAAGGCCATGATTTATATCGCTAACGTATCGGAATCTGAAATCAGAACCATTGAATCCAACCCAGTCTATCAACGTTTGGTTGAAAAAGGTCAACAAGAATCCGCCGATGTGGTGTATATTTCAGCCCAAATCGAATCTGAATTGGCACAACTCGATGATGAAGAAAAAGAAATGTTCATGGCTGAATTGGGTCTTCATGAAGCCGGTCTAGACCAATTAATTCGCACCACCTACCACCGTTTAGGACTTGAAACCTATTTTACAGCTGGACCGATGGAAGCGAGAGCTTGGACATTTAGAAAAGGCATGACTGCCCCACAATGCGCGGGCATCATTCATAGTGATTTTGAACGTGGTTTCATTCGAGCAGAAACCGTTGCTTACGACGATTTAATCAAACATGGGTCTTATCTAGCTGCCA